From one Terriglobales bacterium genomic stretch:
- a CDS encoding lipid-binding SYLF domain-containing protein, which translates to MIRTFTLALCFLLATGAAYGASKEQKRLNNAGIVMEEIMNIPDSIPQDLLKKAECVIVIPSVKKVAIGFGGSYGRGAMVCRSGKTFDGPWGAPAMYALEGGSFGLQLGGQATDLILLVMNERGVDSILSSKVKLGADASAAAGPKGRDAQAATDAFMQAEILSYSRSRGLFAGISLAGSTIRPDNDANARVYGRSITAREIVRDNKVRIPANGRRLVLSLQKNAPQNNSTAASGT; encoded by the coding sequence ATGATACGAACATTCACTCTTGCTCTCTGCTTCCTGCTTGCCACCGGTGCGGCCTATGGTGCGAGTAAGGAGCAAAAGCGTCTGAACAATGCCGGGATCGTGATGGAAGAGATCATGAACATTCCCGACAGCATCCCGCAAGACCTGTTGAAGAAGGCCGAGTGCGTCATTGTGATTCCTTCCGTCAAGAAGGTAGCGATCGGATTCGGGGGAAGCTATGGCCGCGGGGCGATGGTCTGCCGATCGGGCAAGACCTTCGATGGTCCGTGGGGCGCTCCCGCCATGTACGCCCTGGAGGGCGGCAGCTTCGGACTGCAACTCGGCGGACAAGCGACCGATCTCATTCTCCTGGTGATGAATGAGAGAGGCGTAGATTCCATTCTCAGCAGCAAGGTAAAGCTGGGCGCGGATGCCTCCGCTGCGGCCGGCCCCAAAGGCCGGGACGCTCAAGCCGCCACCGATGCGTTCATGCAGGCGGAGATACTCAGTTACTCCCGTTCGCGCGGTCTCTTCGCCGGCATTTCCCTGGCGGGTTCCACCATTCGTCCGGACAACGACGCCAACGCACGCGTCTATGGGCGTTCCATCACGGCACGAGAGATCGTGCGGGACAATAAAGTGCGGATTCCCGCTAACGGCCGCCGTCTGGTTCTTTCCCTGCAGAAGAATGCTCCACAGAATAACTCGACTGCAGCCTCGGGCACGTAG